In the genome of Flavobacterium panacagri, one region contains:
- a CDS encoding (R)-mandelonitrile lyase gives MSTENTTPLFAKGEKLTNGYFTGDAYLKLLLAKDKNNDFVIGSVTFESGARTNWHTHPKGQVLIVTEGSGLYQEKGKPAQTIKKGAIINIPENVEHWHGASANSKMVHIAITNYEGEVNAVWLNPVSDSEYLEANQ, from the coding sequence ATGAGTACAGAAAACACAACACCACTTTTTGCTAAAGGCGAAAAACTAACAAACGGATATTTTACAGGAGATGCTTATTTAAAGTTGCTTTTAGCGAAAGACAAAAACAACGACTTTGTAATAGGAAGTGTAACTTTTGAATCTGGAGCGAGAACAAATTGGCACACACATCCTAAAGGACAAGTATTAATAGTTACTGAAGGATCAGGTTTATATCAGGAAAAAGGAAAACCAGCACAAACCATTAAAAAAGGAGCTATTATAAATATTCCAGAAAATGTAGAACATTGGCATGGAGCTTCGGCAAATTCAAAAATGGTTCATATTGCCATTACTAATTATGAAGGAGAAGTAAATGCTGTGTGGTTGAATCCTGTAAGTGATTCAGAATATTTAGAAGCAAACCAATAA
- a CDS encoding nuclear transport factor 2 family protein encodes MRTYFLLYFLFLGIICNAQKQEVQKCIEVFFEGFHQRDSAKIKTVCADKMILQSISENSAKGNKLSNESATAFYKAIVSIPLSMKFQEKILSYNIQIDGVMAHVWAPYEFYINDKLTHSGVNTFTLFKEKDNWKIIYLIDTRRK; translated from the coding sequence ATGAGAACTTATTTCCTTTTATATTTTCTGTTTCTTGGCATAATTTGTAATGCGCAAAAGCAAGAGGTTCAAAAGTGTATAGAAGTTTTTTTTGAAGGATTCCATCAAAGAGATTCTGCAAAAATTAAAACCGTCTGTGCAGATAAAATGATTTTGCAGTCAATTAGTGAAAACTCTGCAAAAGGCAATAAATTATCTAATGAAAGTGCGACTGCATTTTATAAAGCAATAGTGTCTATACCGTTAAGTATGAAATTTCAAGAAAAGATATTAAGTTATAATATACAGATTGATGGAGTTATGGCTCATGTTTGGGCTCCTTATGAATTTTACATAAATGATAAATTAACTCATTCAGGTGTAAATACCTTCACTTTGTTTAAAGAAAAAGATAATTGGAAAATTATTTATTTAATTGATACAAGAAGGAAATAA
- a CDS encoding glycogen synthase translates to MEIFHISAECYPMAKVGGLADVVGALPKYQTNAGHQARVVVPCYDTKFRKENDFECVHWGTVKLGNFDFPFSVLKETTDKLGYELYLIEINDLFNRPNVYGYEDDIERFLSFQIATLDWIIARNKIPDIINCHDHHTGLIPFMLQLAYKYGTLKNVKTVITIHNGLYQGWFGFDKLYYLPEFDLKHIGLLEWNNSINSLAVGIKCANAVTTVSPSYLNEINNAANGLESLFQAVRNKSRGILNGIDFEVWNPLKDVMIAENYSIENFETGKQKNKEKLCEQFELDASKPLFSFIGRLFEEKGGDLLPQASALALSEHFEEINILILGSGNAVIEEQLTQLRNDYKGNYNVFIGYNEELAHLIYAGSDYILMPSRVEPCGLNQMYAMRYGTIPIVRRTGGLRDTVIDYGDEGNGICHDQASVGDICYSINRAVKLYDDKINFNKVVQRGMSTDHSWERVCQEYIEIYTLIIEKNEI, encoded by the coding sequence ATGGAGATTTTTCATATAAGTGCAGAGTGTTATCCTATGGCAAAAGTCGGTGGTTTGGCTGATGTTGTTGGAGCATTACCCAAATATCAGACAAATGCAGGTCATCAGGCTAGAGTTGTAGTTCCTTGTTATGATACAAAATTTAGAAAAGAAAATGATTTTGAATGCGTTCATTGGGGAACAGTGAAACTTGGAAATTTTGATTTTCCTTTCAGCGTTCTTAAAGAAACTACGGATAAATTGGGTTATGAATTATATCTTATCGAAATTAATGATTTATTTAATCGCCCAAATGTCTATGGATACGAAGATGATATAGAACGTTTTTTGTCTTTTCAGATCGCAACTTTAGATTGGATTATAGCCCGAAATAAAATTCCTGATATAATCAATTGTCATGATCATCATACGGGATTAATTCCATTTATGTTACAGTTGGCTTATAAATATGGAACCCTCAAGAATGTAAAGACAGTTATAACTATTCATAACGGCTTATATCAAGGTTGGTTTGGATTTGATAAATTGTATTATCTGCCAGAGTTCGATTTAAAACATATTGGATTGTTAGAATGGAATAATTCTATTAATTCACTAGCTGTCGGAATTAAATGTGCGAATGCAGTAACAACAGTTTCTCCAAGTTATCTGAATGAAATAAATAATGCGGCAAATGGGTTGGAAAGCTTGTTTCAGGCAGTTCGCAATAAATCAAGAGGAATTTTGAACGGAATTGATTTTGAAGTTTGGAATCCACTGAAAGATGTAATGATAGCTGAAAATTATTCAATTGAAAATTTTGAAACCGGGAAGCAGAAAAATAAAGAAAAGCTATGTGAGCAGTTTGAACTGGATGCTTCAAAACCACTTTTTAGCTTTATTGGACGTTTGTTTGAAGAAAAAGGCGGAGATTTATTACCACAAGCATCTGCTTTAGCTTTATCAGAACATTTTGAAGAGATTAATATTCTGATTTTAGGTTCAGGAAATGCCGTAATAGAAGAACAGTTAACACAATTGCGAAATGATTACAAAGGAAATTATAATGTTTTTATAGGTTATAATGAAGAATTGGCACATTTGATTTATGCGGGTTCAGATTATATTTTAATGCCATCCAGAGTTGAGCCTTGTGGTTTGAATCAAATGTATGCTATGCGATATGGAACAATCCCAATTGTTAGGAGAACTGGAGGTTTGCGAGATACCGTCATTGATTATGGAGATGAAGGAAATGGAATATGTCACGATCAGGCGTCGGTGGGAGATATCTGTTATTCTATAAATCGAGCTGTGAAATTGTACGATGATAAAATAAATTTCAATAAAGTAGTTCAAAGAGGAATGTCAACTGATCATTCCTGGGAGAGAGTTTGCCAAGAATATATCGAAATATACACCTTAATAATTGAGAAAAATGAAATTTAA
- a CDS encoding helix-turn-helix domain-containing protein — translation MEEVERIDTVKQYNDTIGVDTLHPLVSVINFDEIPTYQYFRRYMGVYAVFLKYIKCGDMRYGCQPYDYEDGTLVFIAPGQVYGIDSKGKLIKPAGKALIFHPDLIAGTSLGKHIKEYSFFSYEVNEALHLSKKERATVNDCFEKIAAEIDLNIDKHSKTLIVSNIELFLNYCMRYYDRQFITRNNVNKDILVRFEDLLNTYFKSEMPRKLGLPSVAWCAEQLNLSSNYFGDLIKKETGNTALDYIQSKLIDEAKSKIFDPSKSINEIADELGFKYQQHFTRLFKQRTGMTPNEYKNS, via the coding sequence ATGGAAGAGGTTGAAAGAATAGATACAGTTAAACAATATAATGACACTATTGGGGTTGATACGCTGCATCCTCTGGTTAGTGTTATTAATTTTGATGAAATACCGACTTATCAATATTTTCGACGTTATATGGGCGTTTACGCAGTTTTTCTCAAATATATCAAATGTGGAGATATGCGTTACGGCTGCCAGCCTTATGATTATGAAGATGGAACCTTAGTTTTTATAGCGCCTGGACAGGTTTACGGAATTGACAGCAAGGGTAAATTAATAAAACCTGCTGGGAAAGCATTGATATTTCATCCCGATTTAATTGCAGGAACATCTCTTGGAAAACACATCAAGGAATATTCTTTTTTTTCTTATGAAGTGAATGAAGCACTGCACTTATCTAAAAAAGAAAGAGCGACTGTTAACGATTGCTTCGAAAAGATTGCAGCTGAAATTGATTTGAATATTGACAAACACAGTAAAACACTAATTGTATCGAATATTGAGCTTTTTCTAAATTACTGTATGCGTTATTATGATCGTCAATTTATAACGCGAAATAATGTCAATAAAGATATTTTAGTTCGTTTTGAAGATCTACTCAATACCTATTTCAAATCAGAAATGCCAAGAAAGTTAGGATTACCAAGTGTTGCATGGTGTGCCGAACAATTGAATTTATCTTCTAACTATTTTGGAGATCTAATCAAGAAAGAAACCGGAAATACAGCCTTGGATTACATCCAATCTAAACTGATTGATGAAGCAAAATCTAAAATATTTGATCCTTCTAAATCTATAAATGAAATAGCTGATGAACTGGGATTTAAATACCAACAGCATTTTACTCGTCTTTTTAAACAAAGAACTGGAATGACTCCAAATGAATATAAAAACTCTTAA
- a CDS encoding amino acid permease — MKKEHKNVEDSQLKRGLTNRHIQLIALGGSIGTGLFLGIGPAAVLAGPSVILGYAIAGIIAFFIMRQLGEMVVEEPVSGSFSYFAYKYCGSFAGFASGWNYWILYILVSMAELTAIGVYVQFWWPEIPLWASSLFFFLVINALNFASVKVYGETEFWFSIIKVAAIIAMILFGTYLLVSGTGGEHASIHNLYNDGGFFPKGIFEKTATGDFQGLLSAMALIMFSFGGLELIGITAAEAENPEKNIPKATNQVIYRILIFYVGALVILFALSPWRQITTDSSPFVMVFQNLNGMEFEFFGNKIYFTRLIANVLNLIVLTAALSVYNSSVYSNSRMLFGLADQGSAPKFLKKLNKQSVPVNAILISSCFAAICILINKVIPEEAFSILMSLVVSCLVINWVMISYTHLQFRRTKDKENIKTKFASLFYPVSNYICFVFLLSILSIMWMTNMKISVELIPIWLGILFVFYKVFKIKK; from the coding sequence GTGAAAAAAGAACATAAAAATGTAGAAGACAGCCAGCTTAAACGTGGGCTGACTAATCGCCACATTCAATTAATTGCTTTAGGAGGATCTATAGGAACAGGTCTTTTCCTTGGTATTGGGCCGGCAGCAGTACTGGCAGGACCATCTGTTATTTTAGGATATGCAATTGCTGGAATTATCGCTTTTTTTATTATGAGACAGCTTGGTGAAATGGTTGTAGAAGAACCTGTATCAGGAAGTTTCAGCTATTTTGCTTATAAATATTGCGGTTCTTTTGCAGGTTTTGCATCGGGCTGGAATTACTGGATTTTATACATTTTAGTAAGTATGGCCGAACTTACAGCCATTGGTGTTTATGTACAGTTTTGGTGGCCCGAAATTCCGTTGTGGGCATCCAGTTTGTTTTTCTTTTTAGTCATTAATGCGTTGAATTTTGCTTCTGTAAAAGTGTATGGAGAAACTGAATTTTGGTTCTCCATCATAAAAGTGGCAGCTATTATTGCCATGATTCTTTTTGGTACTTACTTATTGGTAAGTGGAACAGGAGGGGAGCACGCATCGATTCATAATTTGTATAATGATGGAGGTTTCTTTCCAAAAGGTATTTTTGAAAAAACGGCAACCGGAGATTTTCAAGGTCTACTGTCGGCAATGGCACTGATTATGTTTTCTTTTGGAGGATTAGAACTAATTGGAATTACGGCAGCCGAAGCAGAAAATCCAGAAAAAAACATTCCAAAGGCAACCAATCAGGTTATTTATAGAATCTTGATATTTTATGTTGGTGCATTGGTTATTTTATTTGCCTTGTCGCCTTGGAGACAAATTACGACAGACAGTAGTCCGTTTGTGATGGTTTTTCAAAACTTAAACGGAATGGAATTTGAGTTTTTTGGGAATAAAATCTATTTTACACGTCTTATTGCCAATGTGCTTAATCTAATTGTTTTAACTGCTGCTTTATCTGTTTATAATAGCAGTGTTTACAGCAACTCTCGCATGTTATTTGGTTTAGCTGATCAAGGCAGTGCGCCTAAGTTTCTAAAGAAACTAAACAAACAATCGGTTCCGGTTAATGCTATTTTAATTTCATCTTGTTTTGCAGCAATCTGTATTTTAATCAATAAAGTAATTCCTGAAGAGGCTTTTAGTATTTTAATGTCTTTAGTAGTATCGTGCTTAGTTATTAACTGGGTTATGATTTCGTATACGCATCTGCAATTTAGACGTACAAAAGATAAAGAAAACATCAAAACTAAGTTCGCATCTCTATTTTATCCCGTAAGCAATTATATCTGTTTTGTGTTTTTATTGAGCATTTTATCCATTATGTGGATGACAAATATGAAAATATCGGTAGAATTAATTCCTATTTGGCTCGGGATTCTTTTTGTGTTTTATAAAGTTTTTAAAATTAAAAAATAA
- a CDS encoding endonuclease III domain-containing protein, whose protein sequence is MMDLFGETENWETKLEPILKKYKGKKHPLHYQNTYQLLVMVVLSAQDSDANINSISPLLFEKYPTLKSLSETNLEAFIPYISKVRNYSTKAQWLLDIAKTIKEDKNIPLNMSALTALKGIGRKSANVILRETHQPAEGIIADLHVIRVAPKIGIIKESKDGNKVEKDLMQVLPKNIWSEIGMAISFLGRETCRPKPKCEECLLTDICLYYSTEYQKN, encoded by the coding sequence ATGATGGATTTATTTGGAGAAACAGAAAACTGGGAAACTAAATTAGAACCAATTTTAAAAAAATATAAAGGTAAAAAACACCCTTTGCATTATCAAAACACCTATCAGCTTTTGGTAATGGTAGTGTTATCTGCACAAGATTCTGACGCTAATATTAATTCAATTTCTCCTCTTTTATTTGAAAAATATCCAACGCTAAAAAGTCTATCTGAAACAAATTTGGAAGCTTTTATACCTTATATAAGTAAAGTTCGAAACTATTCCACTAAAGCACAATGGCTTTTGGATATTGCCAAGACAATAAAAGAGGATAAAAACATACCTCTAAATATGTCAGCTTTAACTGCTTTGAAAGGTATCGGAAGAAAATCTGCGAATGTAATTTTAAGAGAAACTCATCAGCCAGCCGAAGGTATAATTGCTGATTTACATGTTATAAGAGTAGCACCAAAAATTGGAATTATTAAAGAATCCAAAGACGGCAATAAGGTGGAAAAAGACTTGATGCAGGTTTTACCAAAAAATATCTGGTCAGAAATTGGAATGGCGATTTCTTTTTTAGGAAGAGAAACCTGCAGACCAAAACCAAAATGTGAAGAATGTCTTCTAACGGATATCTGTTTGTATTATTCTACTGAATATCAGAAAAATTAA
- a CDS encoding alpha/beta hydrolase has protein sequence MAKKAINPIKSLKIPQIIILSAKVCAFVSKNLATKFAAKIFTTPIKHKVPKREFEMDSKSLQQVLQVPAINKKITVYHYGQSKRKILLVHGWSGRGTQLFKIADELLKQGYSTISFDAPAHGKSEGSTTIMSEFITSILEIDKQFGPFEIAIGHSLGGMSVLNAIKDGLKINKAIIIGSGDIVQDILDEFILKLKLNKKFSERLRTFFEDKYKVKMDDFSAYRAAQKVKIPVLVIHDNDDPEVLVKAGIHIHQNLENGSLFLTDGLGHRKILGNQNVIKKILEFIKN, from the coding sequence ATGGCAAAAAAGGCAATTAATCCTATTAAATCATTAAAAATTCCACAGATAATTATACTATCTGCCAAGGTTTGTGCATTTGTATCGAAAAATCTCGCTACCAAATTTGCAGCGAAAATATTCACAACTCCAATAAAACATAAAGTTCCCAAACGAGAATTTGAGATGGATTCTAAAAGCTTACAGCAAGTCTTACAAGTCCCTGCCATTAATAAAAAGATCACAGTATATCACTATGGACAAAGTAAACGTAAAATACTACTAGTTCATGGCTGGTCTGGAAGAGGAACGCAGCTGTTTAAAATTGCTGACGAATTATTAAAACAGGGATATTCTACTATCAGTTTTGATGCTCCGGCTCACGGAAAATCAGAAGGAAGTACAACAATAATGTCCGAATTTATCACCTCTATTCTTGAAATTGACAAACAATTCGGCCCGTTTGAAATTGCAATCGGACATTCTTTAGGTGGTATGTCTGTTTTGAATGCTATTAAAGATGGTCTAAAAATTAATAAAGCCATTATAATTGGAAGCGGGGATATTGTACAAGATATTTTGGATGAGTTTATTTTAAAACTAAAGTTAAACAAGAAATTTAGTGAGCGTTTAAGAACATTTTTTGAAGATAAATATAAAGTGAAAATGGATGACTTTTCAGCCTATCGTGCAGCTCAAAAAGTAAAAATTCCTGTTTTAGTTATTCATGATAATGACGATCCTGAAGTCCTAGTAAAAGCAGGAATTCACATTCATCAAAACCTTGAAAATGGTTCCTTATTTCTAACTGATGGATTAGGACACAGAAAAATACTTGGAAATCAAAATGTTATCAAAAAAATATTAGAATTCATCAAAAACTAA
- a CDS encoding DUF1826 domain-containing protein produces MSQKFSNSDQIRVVSTFSDLVHTNFKGEMNAICWHRNLNGDFKEIVAKLSLKENITEISAEDLIALQLSEKGKIAREIILNDLRLLTDFGASPSLNLLKCYERDDEFDFISTDVYSFHVDRSPIATDTFLCTYYGAASDIVSNSQAEQKILIPEIRVKLKKLHDGSDEEFEDFLKENYFDLHYQLHENAVPINLGLGHLWRLAVDHPKQQVLPCVHRAPRENEGEYRLLLIC; encoded by the coding sequence ATGAGCCAAAAATTTTCTAACAGTGACCAAATTAGAGTAGTTTCTACTTTCTCTGATCTTGTGCATACCAATTTCAAAGGAGAGATGAATGCAATTTGCTGGCATAGAAATTTGAATGGCGATTTTAAGGAGATAGTTGCTAAGTTATCTTTAAAAGAAAATATAACAGAAATTTCGGCTGAAGATTTAATCGCGCTTCAACTTTCAGAAAAAGGAAAAATAGCAAGAGAAATAATCTTAAATGATTTACGATTATTAACTGATTTTGGAGCTTCACCTTCTCTTAATTTACTGAAGTGTTACGAACGTGATGATGAATTTGATTTTATATCTACTGATGTTTATTCGTTTCATGTAGATCGTTCTCCTATTGCAACAGATACTTTTTTATGTACCTATTATGGCGCAGCAAGTGATATTGTTTCGAATTCCCAGGCAGAGCAAAAGATTCTAATTCCAGAAATCCGCGTAAAGTTAAAAAAACTCCATGATGGATCAGACGAAGAATTCGAAGACTTTTTAAAAGAGAATTATTTCGATTTGCACTATCAGCTTCATGAAAATGCAGTACCTATTAATTTAGGATTAGGACACCTTTGGCGACTGGCTGTAGATCATCCAAAACAACAAGTGTTGCCTTGCGTTCATAGAGCGCCTAGAGAAAATGAAGGGGAGTATAGATTGTTGTTGATTTGTTAA
- a CDS encoding putative quinol monooxygenase has protein sequence MNDKKKMKCNFQSSFSKSKFFYLIFMAMFFTNSVLAQKKEMMVRISEIEVFPEYLSEYKAILKEESSASVELEPGVLAIFPLYQKKDSTQIRILEIYHDNDAYQSHLKTSHFLKYKTTTLKMVKSLKLIDMNTIDPESMKRLFRKMEE, from the coding sequence ATGAATGATAAAAAAAAAATGAAGTGTAATTTTCAAAGTAGTTTTTCAAAAAGTAAGTTCTTTTATTTAATATTTATGGCTATGTTTTTTACCAATAGTGTATTAGCACAAAAAAAAGAGATGATGGTGCGCATTTCGGAAATTGAAGTTTTTCCCGAATATTTATCGGAATATAAAGCGATATTAAAAGAAGAATCTTCTGCTTCTGTAGAATTAGAACCTGGTGTATTGGCGATATTTCCTTTATATCAAAAAAAAGATTCAACCCAAATAAGAATATTAGAAATATATCATGATAACGATGCTTATCAATCACATTTAAAAACATCCCATTTTTTAAAATATAAAACAACAACTCTAAAAATGGTAAAGTCATTAAAATTGATTGACATGAATACAATCGATCCAGAATCGATGAAGAGATTATTTAGAAAAATGGAAGAATAG
- a CDS encoding DKNYY domain-containing protein produces MIRVFFITVCFLLFLSCQNTSIPALEDAVLKVEYGSKGCNFIENPTYIVNKDYVVYQDFCTHMVFYPDLASFRISNQKVSGFAFDKNGMYIKGEFLKIDTSGFVALGMNKEKDILWKTKYKVFKNKTELKDIDAATFQSNPSRVFTLEDKDQYYKDKNYIYYFDKKIEGSDGATANTDMNDLCHDKNYIYSKGEIASFGEKPYQYVNYDFFKTNNFVFRRGNLVEDMRPEFLSALSRNYTRYKNDVYYRGSKTAMRLDKTSRIKVWSVGNQDRYITDGKSIFKDGEKIDKKIDLPSFGFFFNSSCFYDKNGIYELVFDPESKKYIIEGLPFKYTKKVNNLNTAYNYYSGIVFYKNQAYATRTKSLYEDLNEKQIALAKRQKKDVDDFDGSNKVVIDYIFYKMNNHIYCNNKRTGLDAETFVPMDQKNKYYKDKNVVLYYIERNNEIKKLKDVDVKSARTFSIFLIDKNYLYCRNVKIIKSADIELLASFSGYRRGFCGNDPIPMSDFYLFKNLEGFWLVKIADEISYRFLGKTFDRKWDPAFEEIDLAKKYENKRSSEPQKPVESEKNENKTKKVDNEVYASGAVEILPKYPGGTDKFNAFIKKNYVLSEKMIKEEAYGGIFGTMRIEKDGSLSEIKILRDFGYGSGKELERVLKLSPNWIPAIKDGNPVRCLYSMHYYVLLN; encoded by the coding sequence ATGATAAGAGTATTTTTTATAACCGTTTGTTTTTTATTATTTCTTAGCTGTCAAAATACTAGTATTCCTGCATTGGAAGACGCTGTTTTAAAAGTAGAATATGGATCTAAAGGGTGCAATTTTATCGAAAATCCGACATATATCGTTAATAAAGATTATGTTGTTTATCAAGATTTTTGTACACATATGGTTTTTTATCCTGACTTAGCTTCTTTTAGAATAAGCAATCAAAAAGTATCTGGTTTTGCATTTGATAAGAACGGAATGTATATTAAAGGAGAATTCTTAAAAATTGATACAAGTGGTTTCGTTGCTTTGGGAATGAATAAAGAAAAAGACATACTTTGGAAAACAAAATACAAAGTCTTTAAAAACAAAACAGAATTAAAAGATATTGATGCGGCGACATTTCAGTCTAATCCATCTAGGGTTTTTACCTTAGAAGACAAAGATCAATATTATAAGGATAAAAATTATATTTATTACTTCGATAAAAAGATAGAAGGTTCTGATGGCGCAACGGCTAATACAGATATGAACGATTTATGCCATGATAAAAATTATATTTATTCTAAGGGCGAGATAGCTTCCTTCGGTGAAAAGCCTTATCAATATGTCAATTATGATTTTTTTAAAACAAATAACTTTGTTTTTAGGAGAGGTAATCTAGTCGAAGATATGCGTCCCGAATTCTTAAGCGCTCTTTCCAGAAATTACACAAGGTATAAAAATGATGTATATTACAGAGGTAGTAAAACAGCAATGCGACTTGATAAAACAAGTAGAATTAAAGTCTGGAGCGTTGGCAATCAAGATCGTTATATTACTGATGGAAAAAGTATTTTTAAAGATGGAGAAAAAATCGATAAAAAAATTGATCTACCATCTTTCGGATTTTTTTTCAATTCTTCTTGTTTTTATGATAAAAATGGAATCTACGAATTAGTGTTTGATCCGGAATCGAAAAAATATATAATTGAAGGACTGCCTTTTAAATACACCAAAAAGGTAAACAACTTAAATACTGCTTATAATTATTATAGTGGAATTGTATTTTATAAAAATCAGGCTTATGCAACTCGCACAAAATCTTTGTACGAAGACTTAAATGAAAAACAGATCGCATTAGCAAAAAGACAAAAAAAGGATGTTGATGATTTTGATGGTTCTAATAAGGTTGTTATTGATTATATTTTTTATAAAATGAACAATCATATTTATTGTAATAATAAAAGAACGGGATTGGATGCGGAGACATTTGTGCCAATGGATCAAAAAAATAAGTATTATAAAGATAAAAATGTTGTTCTTTATTATATAGAGAGAAATAACGAAATAAAAAAGCTTAAAGACGTTGACGTAAAATCTGCGCGGACTTTCAGTATTTTCTTAATCGATAAAAACTATTTGTACTGTAGAAATGTAAAGATTATTAAAAGTGCAGATATAGAATTGCTGGCTTCTTTTTCAGGATATAGACGTGGTTTCTGTGGTAATGATCCAATACCAATGTCAGATTTTTATTTATTTAAAAATTTAGAGGGCTTTTGGCTTGTAAAGATAGCAGATGAAATTTCGTATCGTTTTTTAGGAAAAACATTTGACCGTAAATGGGATCCTGCTTTCGAAGAAATAGATCTCGCTAAGAAGTATGAGAATAAAAGATCGAGTGAGCCTCAAAAACCAGTAGAATCGGAAAAGAATGAAAATAAAACGAAGAAAGTAGATAATGAAGTTTATGCATCAGGAGCGGTAGAAATTTTACCTAAATACCCAGGAGGCACCGATAAGTTTAATGCTTTTATAAAGAAGAATTATGTTCTTTCTGAAAAAATGATTAAAGAGGAAGCTTATGGAGGGATTTTTGGAACTATGAGAATTGAAAAAGATGGAAGCTTATCTGAGATAAAAATACTTCGTGATTTTGGCTATGGTTCAGGTAAAGAATTAGAAAGAGTTTTAAAGTTATCTCCAAATTGGATTCCGGCAATAAAAGATGGTAATCCAGTGAGGTGTTTGTACAGCATGCATTATTATGTTTTGTTGAATTAA
- a CDS encoding carboxymuconolactone decarboxylase family protein encodes MKRLKKFRNLFFIVLLVNIKTMNAQYKNLNAHQQSMAGICALSAVGNIKGLQIQLNEGLDSGLTINEIKEALVQLYAYCGFPRSLNAINTFMQVLENRKANGKKDIEGKEASPIAYTADKYKVGKETLQKLTGREEVGPKTGTNTFAPIIDVFLKEHLFADIFSRDVLNYRQREFVTISTLSAIFGVEPQLQAHISMGLNTGITKEEIMELSTIIEKQIGKEQSEIVKITLAKVLENR; translated from the coding sequence ATGAAAAGACTTAAAAAGTTCAGAAACCTATTTTTTATAGTTCTTTTAGTAAATATCAAAACAATGAACGCACAATATAAAAATCTAAATGCGCATCAGCAAAGTATGGCAGGTATTTGCGCATTGTCTGCCGTAGGAAATATTAAAGGACTTCAAATACAGTTAAATGAAGGTCTAGATTCAGGACTTACCATAAACGAAATTAAAGAAGCATTAGTGCAGCTTTACGCTTATTGCGGTTTTCCAAGAAGTCTAAATGCAATCAATACTTTTATGCAGGTTTTGGAAAACAGAAAAGCGAATGGAAAGAAAGATATTGAAGGAAAAGAAGCATCTCCAATTGCGTACACAGCTGATAAATACAAGGTTGGAAAAGAAACATTGCAAAAATTGACAGGAAGAGAAGAAGTTGGACCAAAAACTGGGACGAATACTTTTGCACCGATTATAGATGTTTTTTTGAAAGAACATTTATTTGCGGATATTTTTAGTCGCGATGTACTCAATTACCGTCAGCGTGAGTTCGTAACTATTTCAACATTATCTGCGATCTTTGGTGTAGAACCTCAATTGCAGGCACATATTTCGATGGGATTGAATACAGGAATTACAAAAGAAGAAATAATGGAATTGAGTACAATTATTGAAAAACAAATTGGAAAAGAACAATCAGAAATTGTTAAAATTACTTTAGCGAAAGTATTGGAGAATAGGTAA
- a CDS encoding DUF1569 domain-containing protein, which yields MQNIFLVEDCEQFINRINKLQSDSQPLWGKMSVDQMLAHCNVTYEMVYDNVHPKPNAFLRLILKSFVKKKVVDETPYPKNIRTAPQFIINGNRDFNLEKKRLISYINKTRELGENVFEGKESLSFGKLSAKEWNNLFAKHLDHHFTQFGV from the coding sequence ATGCAAAATATTTTTCTTGTAGAAGATTGTGAACAATTCATTAATCGTATTAATAAGCTGCAATCAGATTCACAGCCACTTTGGGGAAAGATGAGCGTTGATCAAATGCTGGCTCATTGTAATGTAACCTATGAAATGGTTTATGATAATGTACATCCAAAGCCTAATGCTTTTCTAAGATTAATTTTAAAATCTTTCGTAAAAAAGAAAGTAGTTGATGAAACTCCTTATCCAAAAAATATAAGAACGGCACCTCAATTTATTATAAATGGAAATCGTGATTTTAACCTTGAAAAGAAGAGGCTTATATCTTATATCAATAAAACTCGAGAATTAGGTGAGAACGTGTTTGAAGGGAAAGAATCTCTTTCTTTTGGGAAATTAAGTGCTAAAGAATGGAATAATTTGTTCGCAAAACATTTAGATCATCACTTTACTCAATTTGGCGTATAA